In the genome of Streptomyces globosus, one region contains:
- a CDS encoding class I adenylate-forming enzyme family protein has protein sequence MGAAVTVPRATAAPRPPAAVPTPPASAYAARPWVRLLSPAQRAPLDAPPTLLHAFRTAAGRAPGRTALAYFDGRIDYAAADALSDSLAGHLAARGISRGDRVAVALQNTPHFVLAVLAAWKAGAVVVPVNPMYKEAEARHVLRDSGAAALVCGDSAWAAELRAAAVDTAVTTVLTARDRDFQSRDDARVFGTAPDAAAPDAAAPDAAAPAPAVADLAHTARRGLPAPPDPGLTAADPALISYTSGTSGTPKGAVNPHGALTHNARRQVVGHPLPEGAAYFALAPLFHITGMVCELGACLANAGTLVLAHRFEPGVVLDAFLEHRPAYTIGPATAFTALAAHPSATRDHFASFQVVSSGGAPVPPALVERLRARFGIRLRNGYGLTESTAAVASVPVHLDAPVDPASGTLSVGLPGADTAVRIVDGSGAEVPLGRIGEIAVRGPQLAHGYWGRPEATAEAFPGGELRTGDVGFMDADGWLYVVDRKKDVINASGFKVWPREVEDVLHTHPAVREAAVVGVPDAYRGETVKAYVSLLPGAVAEPAELSAYCRARIAAYKYPREVEVLPVLPKTTSGKILRRELRDRGRKQS, from the coding sequence ATGGGAGCAGCGGTGACCGTACCCCGCGCCACCGCCGCACCCCGCCCCCCGGCCGCCGTGCCGACGCCGCCGGCCTCCGCGTACGCCGCGCGCCCCTGGGTGCGGCTGCTCAGCCCGGCCCAGCGCGCCCCGCTGGACGCGCCGCCGACCCTGCTGCACGCGTTCCGTACCGCGGCCGGTCGCGCCCCCGGCCGTACGGCGCTCGCCTACTTCGACGGCCGCATCGACTACGCCGCGGCCGACGCGCTCAGCGACTCCCTCGCCGGCCACCTCGCCGCCCGCGGCATCAGCCGCGGCGACCGCGTCGCCGTCGCGCTGCAGAACACCCCGCACTTCGTGCTCGCCGTCCTGGCCGCCTGGAAGGCCGGCGCCGTCGTCGTCCCGGTCAACCCCATGTACAAGGAGGCGGAGGCGCGGCACGTCCTGCGCGACTCCGGCGCCGCCGCCCTGGTGTGCGGGGACAGCGCCTGGGCGGCCGAGCTGCGCGCTGCCGCCGTCGACACCGCGGTGACCACCGTCCTGACCGCCCGCGACCGCGACTTCCAGTCCCGCGACGACGCCCGCGTGTTCGGCACAGCCCCCGACGCAGCCGCCCCCGACGCAGCCGCCCCCGACGCAGCCGCCCCCGCCCCCGCCGTCGCGGACCTCGCGCATACGGCCCGCCGCGGCCTCCCGGCCCCGCCCGACCCCGGCCTCACCGCCGCCGACCCCGCGCTCATCAGCTACACCTCCGGCACCAGCGGCACCCCCAAGGGCGCCGTCAACCCGCACGGCGCCCTCACGCACAACGCCCGCCGCCAGGTCGTCGGCCACCCCCTCCCGGAGGGCGCCGCCTACTTCGCCCTCGCCCCCCTCTTCCACATCACCGGCATGGTGTGCGAGCTCGGCGCCTGCCTGGCCAACGCCGGCACCCTGGTCCTCGCCCACCGCTTCGAGCCCGGAGTCGTCCTCGACGCCTTCCTCGAACACCGCCCCGCCTACACCATCGGCCCGGCCACCGCCTTCACGGCGCTCGCCGCCCACCCCTCCGCCACCCGGGACCACTTCGCCTCGTTCCAGGTGGTCTCCTCCGGCGGCGCTCCCGTCCCGCCCGCCCTGGTCGAGCGGCTCCGCGCCCGCTTCGGGATCCGGCTGCGCAACGGCTACGGCCTCACCGAGTCGACCGCCGCTGTCGCCTCCGTCCCCGTCCACCTCGACGCACCCGTCGACCCGGCCTCCGGCACCCTCTCCGTCGGCCTGCCCGGCGCCGACACCGCCGTCCGCATCGTCGACGGCAGCGGTGCCGAGGTCCCGCTCGGCCGGATCGGCGAGATCGCCGTACGCGGTCCCCAGCTCGCGCACGGCTACTGGGGGCGCCCCGAGGCGACCGCCGAGGCCTTCCCCGGCGGCGAGCTGCGCACCGGCGACGTCGGCTTCATGGACGCCGACGGCTGGCTGTACGTCGTCGACCGCAAGAAGGACGTGATCAACGCCTCCGGGTTCAAGGTCTGGCCCCGGGAGGTCGAGGACGTGCTCCACACGCACCCGGCCGTCCGGGAGGCCGCCGTCGTCGGCGTTCCCGACGCCTACCGCGGGGAGACCGTCAAGGCGTACGTGAGCCTGCTGCCCGGCGCCGTCGCCGAGCCGGCCGAGCTGTCCGCGTACTGCCGCGCCCGCATCGCCGCCTACAAGTACCCGCGCGAAGTGGAGGTCCTGCCCGTCCTGCCGAAGACGACGAGTGGCAAGATCCTGCGTCGGGAGCTGCGCGACCGCGGCCGGAAACAGTCGTAG
- a CDS encoding SDR family oxidoreductase codes for MGVASAYQDQRVVVTGAGGGIGAALARGFAARGATVVVNDLDSDRAAAVAASIGDCATALPGDASAVAAEAREALGGEVDVYCANAGIAAGGDAFADEGVWEAAWDTNVMAHVRAARLLLPHWLERGSGRFVSTVSAAGLLTMIGAAPYSVTKHGALAFAEWLSLTYRHRGVRVHAICPQGVRTDMLAAAGSAGELVLAPTAIEPDAVADALFDGMEKGRFLILPHPEVAQHAAGRAADPDRWLRGMNRLQRTWEQR; via the coding sequence ATGGGCGTTGCGAGCGCGTACCAGGACCAGCGAGTCGTCGTCACCGGCGCGGGCGGCGGCATCGGCGCCGCCCTCGCCCGCGGGTTCGCCGCCCGCGGCGCGACCGTCGTCGTCAACGACCTCGACTCGGACAGGGCCGCCGCCGTGGCCGCATCGATCGGCGACTGCGCCACCGCCCTGCCCGGCGACGCGTCGGCCGTCGCCGCTGAAGCCCGCGAGGCCCTCGGCGGCGAGGTGGACGTCTACTGCGCCAACGCCGGGATCGCCGCCGGCGGCGACGCCTTCGCCGACGAGGGCGTGTGGGAGGCCGCCTGGGACACCAACGTGATGGCCCACGTCCGCGCCGCCCGGCTGCTGCTGCCGCACTGGCTGGAGCGCGGCAGCGGCCGCTTCGTCTCGACCGTCTCCGCCGCCGGTCTCCTCACCATGATCGGAGCGGCCCCGTACAGTGTCACCAAGCACGGTGCGCTCGCCTTCGCGGAGTGGCTCTCGCTGACCTACCGCCACCGCGGCGTCCGCGTCCACGCCATCTGCCCGCAAGGAGTCCGCACCGACATGCTCGCCGCCGCCGGCTCGGCGGGCGAACTCGTCCTCGCGCCGACCGCGATCGAGCCGGACGCGGTCGCGGACGCCCTGTTCGACGGCATGGAGAAGGGCCGGTTCTTGATCCTCCCGCACCCCGAGGTGGCGCAGCACGCCGCCGGACGCGCCGCCGACCCCGACCGCTGGCTGCGCGGCATGAACCGGCTCCAGCGGACATGGGAGCAGCGGTGA
- a CDS encoding exo-beta-N-acetylmuramidase NamZ family protein, protein MNQRPGLSRRGLLGLAGAAGAGAGAALVPGAGPAGAVGADARAARRAERVQTGFERLAADGYALLAGQRVGVVTNPTGITADARHLVDVLHADARVRLVAVFGPEHGFRGTAQAGGSEGPGRDPATGLPVYDTYGASGQQLADLFTAAGVDTVVFDIQDVGARFYTYIWTLYDCMRAAALAGKAVVVLDRPNPVGGRRAAGPVLERAYAGFVGREPIALAHGMTAAELALLFNGEFLAASPARLHTVRMSGWRRESFFGETGLPWLPPSPNMPTPDTALAYAGTCLFEGTNLSEGRGTATPFEVVGAEGADRRWAEAADALGLPGVWFREAYFTPTFSKHAGKVCGGVRLVVHDRSAFDPVRAGIGLLVTARRTVSGFAWRADHWIDRLAGSDRVRRMVDAGAGVEEIAGDWAAGLARFTAQREQYLLYR, encoded by the coding sequence ATGAATCAGAGGCCGGGGCTGTCACGACGGGGGCTGTTGGGGCTGGCGGGAGCCGCGGGCGCGGGTGCGGGCGCGGCCCTCGTGCCTGGTGCCGGACCGGCCGGGGCGGTGGGGGCGGATGCGCGGGCGGCTCGGCGAGCCGAGCGGGTGCAGACGGGTTTCGAGCGGCTCGCCGCGGACGGCTACGCGCTCCTCGCCGGGCAGCGCGTGGGCGTGGTCACGAACCCCACCGGGATCACCGCCGACGCCCGCCACCTGGTGGACGTCCTGCACGCCGACGCGCGGGTCCGGCTCGTCGCCGTGTTCGGGCCGGAGCACGGCTTCCGCGGCACGGCGCAGGCGGGCGGCTCCGAGGGGCCCGGCCGCGACCCGGCGACCGGGCTCCCGGTGTACGACACGTACGGCGCGAGCGGGCAGCAGCTCGCCGACCTGTTCACGGCGGCCGGCGTGGACACCGTCGTCTTCGACATCCAGGACGTCGGGGCACGGTTCTACACCTACATCTGGACCCTGTACGACTGCATGCGCGCCGCCGCGCTGGCAGGCAAGGCGGTGGTCGTGCTGGACCGGCCCAACCCGGTCGGCGGGCGGCGGGCCGCGGGGCCGGTGCTGGAGCGGGCGTACGCCGGCTTCGTGGGGCGTGAGCCGATCGCGCTCGCGCACGGCATGACGGCGGCCGAGCTGGCGCTGCTGTTCAACGGGGAGTTCCTCGCGGCCTCTCCGGCCCGGCTGCACACGGTGCGGATGTCGGGGTGGCGGCGGGAGTCGTTCTTCGGGGAGACCGGGCTGCCCTGGCTTCCGCCGAGCCCGAACATGCCGACGCCGGACACGGCACTCGCGTACGCCGGGACCTGCCTGTTCGAGGGCACGAACCTGTCGGAGGGGCGCGGTACGGCCACTCCGTTCGAGGTGGTGGGCGCGGAGGGCGCGGACCGCCGGTGGGCGGAGGCGGCGGACGCGCTGGGGCTGCCGGGCGTGTGGTTCCGGGAGGCGTACTTCACACCGACCTTCTCCAAGCACGCGGGGAAGGTGTGCGGCGGGGTGCGGCTGGTGGTGCACGACCGGTCCGCGTTCGATCCGGTGCGCGCGGGCATCGGGCTGCTGGTGACGGCACGGCGGACCGTGAGCGGGTTCGCGTGGCGCGCGGACCACTGGATCGACCGGCTGGCCGGCTCGGACCGGGTCCGGCGGATGGTGGACGCCGGCGCCGGCGTCGAGGAGATCGCCGGCGACTGGGCGGCGGGGCTCGCCCGGTTCACGGCGCAGCGGGAGCAGTACCTCCTCTACCGCTAG
- a CDS encoding serine-threonine protein kinase codes for MAAETEPGAVAGRRAGTAAAAAAHTYEDGHAASPGRALAAAAVGVSPYAELVFDAQGDPDPGGLRAAAGIDATDLLVFAHGWNSDRSTSVRLFERFYAPFPGLVRPGVRLGYAGVVWPSIRFPDEPIPDFESLIAPDAPGPGPAAGSALDFAARRALAGFWPGHGAQLDRVAELLAARPESEEALAEFGLLVRQLAGVAGTGAGDAPDRGVPAIFAGDVREVCRALADGLAEAAAGPPAPGLSAAGDRRALWDGAKELLRQATYYEMKKRAGAVGERGLGPALTELAARRPGLRIHLIGHSFGARVAAFSLRAVPAGARHVKSLTLLQGAFSHYAFADRLPHDTRRGGALRGLQRRVDGPVVACHSKHDAALRVFYPLASRMAGDSAGLLGFDARWGAIGHGGVQAVPGAVRLTLAAALRSGVPASGCVSVDAASVVRRGGPPAGAHSDVCHAELARVVVAAGRMGR; via the coding sequence ATGGCGGCGGAAACGGAACCGGGAGCGGTAGCGGGGCGCCGAGCGGGGACGGCGGCAGCGGCAGCGGCGCACACGTACGAGGACGGCCACGCGGCCTCGCCGGGGAGGGCGCTCGCGGCCGCCGCGGTGGGCGTGTCCCCGTACGCGGAGCTCGTCTTCGACGCCCAGGGCGACCCCGATCCGGGCGGACTGCGGGCCGCGGCGGGCATCGACGCCACCGATCTGCTGGTCTTCGCGCACGGCTGGAACAGCGACCGGTCCACGTCGGTCCGCCTGTTCGAGCGCTTCTACGCTCCCTTCCCGGGGCTGGTGCGGCCCGGGGTACGGCTGGGGTACGCGGGAGTGGTCTGGCCGTCGATCCGCTTCCCGGACGAGCCGATCCCGGACTTCGAGTCCCTGATCGCGCCCGACGCACCCGGCCCCGGCCCCGCCGCCGGCTCGGCCCTGGACTTCGCGGCGCGCAGAGCCCTCGCGGGTTTCTGGCCCGGACACGGGGCGCAGCTGGACCGGGTGGCAGAACTGCTGGCCGCGCGGCCGGAGTCGGAGGAGGCCCTCGCCGAGTTCGGCCTGCTCGTACGGCAGCTGGCCGGGGTCGCCGGGACGGGGGCCGGCGACGCACCGGACCGCGGGGTCCCCGCCATTTTCGCCGGGGACGTACGCGAGGTGTGCCGGGCCCTCGCGGACGGCCTGGCGGAGGCGGCCGCGGGCCCGCCCGCACCGGGGCTCTCGGCGGCGGGCGACCGGCGTGCCCTGTGGGACGGCGCGAAGGAGCTGCTCCGGCAGGCGACGTACTACGAGATGAAGAAACGGGCCGGCGCGGTCGGCGAACGGGGGCTCGGGCCGGCACTCACCGAACTGGCGGCCCGAAGGCCGGGGCTGCGCATCCACCTGATCGGCCACAGCTTCGGCGCCCGGGTGGCGGCGTTCTCCCTGCGCGCCGTGCCTGCCGGGGCCCGCCACGTGAAGTCGCTGACCCTGCTGCAGGGCGCCTTCTCGCACTACGCGTTCGCCGACCGGCTCCCCCACGACACCCGGCGCGGCGGCGCCCTGCGCGGCCTGCAGCGCCGGGTCGACGGCCCCGTGGTGGCCTGCCACTCGAAGCACGACGCCGCGCTGCGGGTCTTCTACCCGCTGGCCTCCCGGATGGCAGGTGATTCGGCCGGTCTGCTCGGGTTCGACGCGCGGTGGGGCGCGATCGGTCACGGCGGGGTGCAGGCCGTCCCCGGAGCGGTGCGGCTCACCCTCGCGGCCGCCCTGCGGTCGGGGGTGCCGGCGTCCGGTTGCGTCAGCGTGGACGCCGCGTCGGTGGTCCGGCGCGGCGGTCCTCCTGCGGGGGCGCACAGCGACGTCTGCCACGCGGAGCTGGCACGCGTGGTGGTGGCCGCGGGGCGCATGGGGCGCTGA
- the soxR gene encoding redox-sensitive transcriptional activator SoxR has translation MPQIPEKIHELTVGQLSARSGAAVSALHFYESKGLISSRRTPGNQRRYSRDALRRVAFVRAAQRVGIPLAAIRDALAQLPEERTPNREDWARLSEMWRGELEERINQLLRLRDHLADCIGCGCLSLQNCALSNPDDVFGEKLTGSRL, from the coding sequence GTGCCGCAGATTCCCGAGAAAATCCACGAACTCACCGTCGGCCAGCTTTCCGCCCGAAGCGGCGCGGCCGTCTCCGCCCTCCACTTCTACGAGTCCAAGGGCCTGATCAGCAGCCGGCGCACCCCCGGCAACCAGCGCCGCTACAGCCGCGACGCACTGCGCCGCGTCGCCTTCGTACGGGCCGCCCAGCGCGTCGGGATCCCGCTCGCCGCCATCCGCGACGCCCTCGCCCAGCTCCCCGAGGAGCGGACCCCCAACCGTGAGGACTGGGCGCGGCTTTCCGAGATGTGGCGCGGCGAACTCGAAGAGCGGATCAACCAGCTGCTGCGGCTGCGGGACCACCTCGCGGACTGCATCGGCTGCGGCTGCCTCTCGCTGCAGAACTGCGCGCTGTCCAACCCCGACGACGTCTTCGGCGAGAAGCTCACCGGCTCCCGGCTGTAG
- a CDS encoding MaoC family dehydratase: MSDPRVFTSAEELRAGIGEPLGPSGWLEVDQKRIDLFADATGDRQWIHVDPERAASGPFGSTIAHGYLTLSLLPSLVPQVMRVEGMRMGINYGTEKVRFPAPVPVGSRLRATAVITAVTDTADGGVQVAATVTVEREGGDKPVCVAQSLSRYYF, from the coding sequence ATGTCCGATCCGAGGGTCTTCACGTCCGCCGAGGAACTGCGCGCCGGGATCGGCGAGCCGCTCGGGCCGAGCGGCTGGCTGGAGGTGGACCAGAAGCGGATCGACCTCTTCGCAGACGCCACCGGCGACCGCCAGTGGATCCACGTGGACCCGGAGCGGGCCGCGTCCGGGCCCTTCGGATCGACCATCGCGCACGGCTACCTGACGCTGTCGCTGCTCCCGAGCCTGGTACCGCAGGTCATGCGCGTCGAGGGCATGCGGATGGGCATCAACTACGGCACGGAGAAGGTGCGCTTCCCGGCGCCGGTGCCCGTCGGGTCCCGGCTGCGCGCCACCGCCGTGATCACGGCGGTCACGGACACGGCGGACGGCGGCGTCCAGGTTGCGGCGACCGTCACCGTGGAACGGGAGGGCGGCGACAAGCCGGTGTGTGTGGCGCAGTCGCTGTCGCGCTACTACTTCTGA
- a CDS encoding TetR/AcrR family transcriptional regulator: MGSAEETAGGYRPWSEVTPDAARRLLVAAVEAFAERGYHATTTRDIAGRAGMSPAALYIHYKTKEELLHRISRIGHDKALDILETAAAGPGSAADRLGAAVRSFVLWHAAHHTTARVVQYELDALAPEHRDEIVQLRRQSDAVVRRILGDGVAAGEFHVPDVPGTTLAVLSLCIDVARWFNAAGRRTPEEVGDLYADLVLRMVGAAPAA, translated from the coding sequence ATGGGCAGCGCGGAGGAGACGGCCGGCGGCTACCGGCCGTGGTCGGAAGTCACCCCCGACGCCGCTCGGCGGCTGCTCGTGGCCGCCGTCGAGGCGTTCGCGGAGCGCGGCTACCACGCCACCACGACCCGGGACATCGCGGGCCGGGCGGGCATGAGCCCGGCCGCCCTGTACATCCACTACAAGACCAAGGAAGAGCTGCTCCACCGGATCAGCCGGATAGGCCACGACAAGGCCCTGGACATCCTGGAGACGGCCGCCGCCGGTCCCGGTTCGGCGGCCGACCGGCTCGGAGCGGCCGTCCGGTCGTTCGTGCTGTGGCACGCCGCCCACCACACCACCGCGCGCGTGGTCCAGTACGAGCTGGACGCCCTCGCCCCGGAGCACCGCGACGAGATCGTGCAGCTGCGCCGCCAGAGCGACGCCGTCGTGCGGCGCATCCTCGGCGACGGGGTCGCCGCGGGCGAGTTCCACGTGCCCGACGTGCCGGGGACCACCCTCGCCGTCCTGTCCCTCTGCATCGACGTCGCCCGCTGGTTCAACGCGGCCGGGCGGCGCACCCCGGAAGAGGTCGGTGACCTCTACGCCGACCTCGTCCTGCGCATGGTCGGCGCGGCGCCGGCCGCCTGA
- a CDS encoding TetR/AcrR family transcriptional regulator, whose amino-acid sequence MARPRKPLLSRDRIVEAAGALVDAEGLEAVSTRRLAAALGVSGPSLYNHFRTKDEILDAVADAVSARVDLSMFEAGSGRDWREALHAWAHSYRDALAGHPNLVPVLARGPGRRPAGLRLADAVFGAMTAAGWPPAQATRIGALMRYFILGSAVGSFARGFVDDREAYDPADYPHLGRAHLLAERQREVDEGAFETGLTALLDGLSLQYAALRRP is encoded by the coding sequence ATGGCCAGACCGCGCAAACCGCTCCTCAGCCGGGACCGTATCGTCGAGGCGGCTGGGGCGCTGGTGGACGCGGAGGGGCTGGAGGCGGTGTCGACGCGGCGGCTCGCGGCCGCGCTCGGCGTGAGCGGGCCGTCGCTGTACAACCACTTCCGCACCAAGGACGAGATCCTGGACGCCGTGGCCGACGCGGTGAGTGCGCGGGTCGACCTGTCGATGTTCGAGGCGGGGTCCGGCCGGGACTGGCGGGAGGCCCTGCACGCCTGGGCGCACTCCTACCGGGATGCCCTGGCCGGCCACCCGAACCTCGTGCCGGTGCTGGCGCGCGGCCCGGGGCGGCGCCCGGCGGGGCTGCGGCTGGCGGACGCGGTGTTCGGGGCGATGACGGCGGCCGGCTGGCCGCCGGCCCAGGCGACGCGGATCGGCGCGCTGATGCGGTACTTCATCCTCGGCTCGGCGGTGGGTTCGTTCGCCCGGGGTTTCGTGGACGACCGGGAGGCATACGACCCGGCCGACTACCCGCACCTGGGCAGGGCACATTTGCTGGCCGAGCGGCAGCGCGAGGTGGACGAGGGCGCGTTCGAGACCGGGCTGACCGCCCTTCTGGACGGCCTCTCCCTCCAGTACGCGGCCCTGCGGCGCCCCTGA
- a CDS encoding Zn-dependent alcohol dehydrogenase: MVRAAVLPAVGAPLEIREVVLPDPGPGQVRVRLAAAGVCHSDLSVCDGTVRVPVPAVLGHEGSGTVLAVGGGVTHVSPGDGVVLNWSPSCGRCHHCTIGEVWLCAKALAGVGAVHAHDSAGTPLHPGLNVGAFAEETVVAAACVVPAPAGIPLAEAALLGCAVLTGYGAVHHSARVRAGESVAVFGIGGVGLAAVQAARIAGAERIVAVDVSPAKEELAREAGATDFVLASDSAVEEIRAATGGRGADAAVECAGRAASIRAAWDSTRRGGRTTVVGIGGKDQQVAFSAMDIFRFARTLTGCVYGNCDPARDLPVLAGHVRAGRLDLTAMITDRITLDGIPGAFEAMQAGKGGRSLVVF, translated from the coding sequence ATGGTCCGCGCCGCAGTCCTGCCAGCCGTCGGAGCACCGCTGGAGATACGGGAGGTCGTCCTGCCCGACCCCGGGCCGGGGCAGGTCCGGGTCCGCCTCGCCGCCGCCGGGGTGTGCCACTCCGACCTCTCCGTCTGCGACGGGACGGTCCGGGTCCCCGTCCCCGCCGTGCTGGGCCACGAGGGCTCCGGCACGGTCCTGGCGGTCGGCGGGGGCGTCACCCACGTCTCCCCGGGCGACGGGGTGGTCCTCAACTGGTCGCCCTCGTGCGGCCGGTGCCACCACTGCACGATCGGCGAGGTGTGGCTGTGCGCCAAGGCCCTGGCCGGGGTCGGAGCGGTCCACGCCCACGACTCCGCGGGCACGCCGCTGCACCCGGGGCTGAACGTGGGGGCGTTCGCCGAGGAGACCGTCGTCGCGGCCGCCTGCGTGGTGCCCGCGCCCGCCGGGATCCCGCTCGCCGAGGCCGCTCTCCTCGGCTGCGCGGTGCTCACCGGCTACGGCGCCGTCCACCACAGCGCCCGCGTCCGGGCCGGGGAGTCCGTCGCCGTCTTCGGTATCGGCGGCGTCGGTCTGGCCGCCGTGCAGGCCGCGCGGATCGCGGGGGCGGAGCGGATCGTCGCCGTCGACGTCTCCCCGGCCAAGGAGGAACTGGCCCGGGAGGCCGGCGCCACCGACTTCGTCCTCGCCTCCGACAGCGCGGTCGAGGAGATCCGGGCGGCCACCGGGGGCCGCGGGGCGGACGCGGCCGTCGAGTGCGCCGGCCGGGCCGCGTCCATCCGCGCCGCGTGGGACTCCACCCGGCGGGGCGGCCGCACCACCGTCGTGGGCATCGGCGGCAAGGACCAGCAGGTCGCCTTCAGCGCGATGGACATCTTCCGCTTCGCCCGCACCCTCACCGGCTGCGTCTACGGCAACTGCGACCCGGCCCGCGACCTGCCGGTCCTCGCCGGGCACGTGCGCGCCGGCCGCCTGGACCTCACCGCCATGATCACCGACCGGATCACCCTCGACGGCATCCCGGGCGCCTTCGAGGCGATGCAGGCCGGCAAGGGCGGCCGCTCGCTCGTCGTCTTCTGA
- a CDS encoding aldehyde dehydrogenase family protein: MKAHDGMYIAGEWRPAAGSDRIEVVNPADEQVIADVPAGTAEDVDAAVRAARAAFPGWATTPPTERAALIGALRDAMAARKAEFTEVVTAELGSPTGFSERVHVGAPLAVSASFAELAASYAFEERIGNSTVLLEPVGVVGAITPWNYPLHQIVAKVAPALAAGCTLVLKPAEDTPLTAQLFAEAVHEAGIPAGVFNLVTGTGPVAGQALAAHEGVDLVSFTGSTAVGRLIGATAGAAVKRVALELGGKSANVILPGADLAKAVAAGVGHVMNNSGQSCNALTRMLVHRDQYEEAVSLAAAAVAPYTAGDPREPGTRLGPVVNAKQRDRVRAYIAKGIEEGARLVAGGPDAPHPRGYYIAPTVFADVTPDMVIAQEEIFGPVLSIIAYGDEDEALRIANGTVYGLGGAVWAADEETAVAFARRMDTGQVDINGGRFNPLAPFGGYKQSGVGRELGPHGLAEYLQTKSLQF; encoded by the coding sequence ATGAAGGCCCACGACGGGATGTACATCGCCGGCGAATGGCGGCCCGCCGCCGGAAGCGACCGCATCGAGGTCGTCAACCCGGCCGACGAGCAGGTCATCGCCGACGTACCGGCCGGCACCGCGGAGGACGTGGACGCGGCGGTGCGCGCCGCCCGAGCCGCCTTCCCCGGTTGGGCCACCACGCCGCCGACGGAGCGGGCCGCCCTGATCGGGGCCCTGCGCGATGCGATGGCGGCCCGGAAGGCCGAGTTCACCGAGGTCGTCACCGCCGAGCTGGGCTCCCCGACCGGCTTCTCCGAGCGCGTCCACGTGGGGGCGCCGCTCGCCGTGTCCGCCTCCTTCGCCGAGCTCGCCGCCTCGTACGCCTTCGAGGAGCGGATCGGCAACTCCACCGTGCTCCTCGAACCGGTCGGCGTGGTCGGGGCCATCACGCCCTGGAACTACCCGCTGCACCAGATCGTTGCCAAGGTGGCACCCGCTCTCGCCGCCGGCTGCACCCTCGTCCTCAAGCCGGCCGAGGACACCCCGCTGACCGCACAGCTCTTCGCCGAAGCCGTGCACGAGGCGGGCATCCCGGCCGGCGTGTTCAACCTGGTGACCGGAACCGGCCCGGTCGCCGGGCAGGCCCTCGCCGCGCACGAAGGCGTGGACCTGGTCTCCTTCACCGGCTCCACCGCGGTGGGCCGGCTGATCGGGGCCACGGCCGGCGCCGCCGTCAAGCGCGTCGCCCTCGAACTCGGCGGCAAGTCGGCCAACGTCATCCTGCCCGGCGCCGACCTGGCCAAGGCCGTCGCGGCGGGCGTGGGCCACGTCATGAACAACTCCGGCCAGAGCTGCAACGCGCTCACGCGGATGCTCGTCCACCGCGACCAGTACGAGGAGGCCGTCTCCCTCGCGGCCGCCGCCGTCGCCCCGTACACCGCCGGGGACCCCCGCGAGCCGGGCACCCGCCTCGGCCCGGTCGTCAACGCCAAGCAGCGCGACCGCGTGCGCGCGTACATCGCCAAGGGCATCGAGGAGGGCGCCCGCCTCGTCGCCGGAGGCCCCGACGCCCCGCACCCCCGCGGCTACTACATCGCCCCGACCGTCTTCGCCGACGTCACCCCCGACATGGTGATCGCGCAGGAGGAGATCTTCGGCCCCGTCCTGTCGATCATCGCCTACGGGGACGAGGACGAGGCGCTGCGCATCGCCAACGGCACGGTGTACGGGCTCGGCGGCGCCGTCTGGGCGGCGGACGAGGAGACGGCCGTCGCGTTCGCCCGGCGCATGGACACCGGCCAGGTGGACATCAACGGCGGCCGCTTCAACCCCCTCGCGCCGTTCGGCGGGTACAAGCAGTCCGGTGTCGGCCGCGAACTCGGGCCGCACGGCCTGGCCGAGTACCTCCAGACGAAGTCGCTCCAGTTCTGA